A stretch of Sphingorhabdus sp. YGSMI21 DNA encodes these proteins:
- a CDS encoding acyl-CoA synthetase produces the protein MHPSVHAQENPDKPAVIMATSGQVITYGELDRLSNKVAQLYRSRELQIGDTVAICMENHPQFFPVTWGSQRSGLFQVAISSRLTPEEVSYILKDSGAKLLVSSEKMLPVVDQLRELNPDVEQLVYGADDERNMEAALEPMPDTPIADQRAGVDMLYSSGTTGQPKGVKLPLPEDEDIAGPNAIAALAQMIFGFHKDCVYLSPAPLYHAAPLRWNIAVQALGGTSVIMEKFDPEHALQLIEKYKCDVGQWVPTHFVRMLKLPEEVRAKYDVTSIKSAVHAAAPVPVPIKEAMIDWWGPVLNEYYAGTEGNGFVFCNSEGWLGHKGSVGQPINCVIHICDENGEEVQVGEEGQIYFESGSKFEYHNDPEKTKAATHEKGWTSLGDVGKLDEDGFLYLTDRKSFMIISGGVNIYPQEIENLLVTHDKVADAAVIGAPDEDMGEKVVAVVQPMDMAEAGEELAQELEAYLRQSLSGVKVPRRIDFRPELPRHATGKLYKRLLRDEYWDKQNGQTS, from the coding sequence ATGCATCCTTCCGTCCACGCTCAGGAAAATCCTGACAAGCCAGCCGTGATCATGGCGACATCCGGGCAAGTCATCACATATGGCGAGCTGGACAGGCTTTCGAACAAGGTCGCCCAGCTCTATCGCAGCCGTGAGCTGCAGATTGGCGATACGGTCGCCATCTGCATGGAAAACCATCCGCAATTTTTCCCCGTCACCTGGGGATCACAGCGGTCCGGCCTGTTTCAGGTCGCTATTTCCAGCCGTCTTACGCCCGAAGAGGTCAGCTATATCCTGAAGGATTCCGGCGCCAAGCTGCTGGTCAGTTCGGAAAAAATGCTGCCGGTTGTCGATCAGCTGCGCGAGCTCAACCCCGATGTCGAGCAGCTGGTCTATGGCGCGGATGACGAACGCAATATGGAAGCGGCGCTCGAACCGATGCCCGATACGCCGATTGCCGACCAGCGTGCCGGTGTCGACATGCTTTATTCGTCCGGCACCACGGGACAGCCCAAGGGCGTCAAGCTGCCGCTGCCGGAAGACGAGGATATCGCCGGTCCCAATGCCATTGCCGCGCTGGCCCAGATGATCTTCGGCTTTCACAAGGATTGCGTCTATCTCTCGCCGGCGCCGCTTTATCATGCCGCGCCGCTGCGCTGGAATATCGCCGTCCAGGCGCTCGGTGGGACCAGCGTCATCATGGAGAAATTTGATCCCGAACACGCGCTGCAGCTGATCGAGAAATATAAATGCGATGTCGGCCAGTGGGTGCCGACGCATTTCGTCCGGATGCTGAAACTGCCGGAAGAAGTGCGCGCCAAATATGACGTGACCTCGATCAAGAGCGCGGTCCATGCGGCGGCACCGGTGCCGGTGCCGATCAAGGAAGCGATGATCGACTGGTGGGGGCCGGTGCTCAATGAATATTATGCCGGAACCGAAGGCAATGGCTTTGTCTTCTGCAACAGCGAAGGCTGGCTGGGCCACAAGGGATCGGTGGGACAGCCGATCAATTGCGTGATCCACATCTGCGATGAAAATGGCGAGGAAGTGCAGGTCGGCGAAGAAGGTCAGATCTATTTCGAGAGCGGTTCCAAGTTCGAATATCATAATGATCCGGAGAAAACCAAGGCGGCGACGCATGAAAAGGGCTGGACCTCGCTCGGCGATGTCGGGAAGCTGGACGAGGACGGCTTTCTCTATCTGACCGACCGCAAGAGCTTCATGATCATTTCCGGCGGGGTGAATATCTATCCGCAGGAAATCGAAAATCTGCTGGTCACCCATGACAAGGTGGCGGACGCCGCCGTTATCGGCGCGCCGGACGAGGATATGGGCGAGAAGGTTGTCGCGGTCGTGCAGCCGATGGATATGGCGGAAGCCGGAGAAGAGCTGGCGCAGGAGCTGGAAGCCTATCTTCGCCAGTCGCTCTCCGGGGTGAAAGTGCCACGGCGGATCGACTTCCGCCCGGAACTGCCGCGCCACGCCACGGGCAAGCTCTACAAGCGGCTGCTGCGCGACGAATATTGGGACAAGCAAAACGGCCAAACCAGCTAA
- a CDS encoding cytochrome P450 — translation MATEAYPTLSAEMGTKVIDPQSYAEWDGLLDTFDWLRDNMPVARIVAEDDSFDPFWLITRYDDAMHVSKDNKTFLNRPRSTVFTTKEAIAFSERVTGSKMLVDSLVTFDAPIHPKYRRLTQEWFMPKNLKTMEAEIEALARTTVDRLVNAGTEADFVPLVSAPYPLHVVMQILGVPEEDEQRMLFLTQQMFGGQDEDLSGTGMKDMTPEQITQVVAGAVAEFERYFAALAADRRANPTDDVASVIANATVDGEPLNDRDMAGYYIIVASAGHDTTSASTAGAMMALAQDPEQFARVKADRSLLPGIVEEAIRWTSPVQHFMRTAAEDTEVGGQKIAKDDWLMINYVAANHDPAQFDDPRKFDAARSPNRHLAFGAGSHQCLGLHMARMEMKILFNELLDRIETLELAGEPVRAKSTFVGGLKTLPIRYSLSK, via the coding sequence ATGGCAACCGAAGCATATCCAACCTTGTCAGCGGAAATGGGGACAAAGGTTATCGACCCGCAAAGCTATGCCGAATGGGATGGCCTGCTCGACACATTCGACTGGCTCCGTGACAATATGCCGGTTGCACGAATTGTCGCGGAGGATGACAGCTTCGATCCGTTCTGGCTGATCACTCGTTATGATGATGCCATGCATGTGTCCAAGGACAACAAGACTTTCCTCAACCGCCCCCGGTCGACCGTGTTCACGACGAAAGAGGCTATCGCCTTTTCGGAGCGCGTGACCGGTAGCAAGATGCTGGTGGATTCTCTGGTGACATTCGATGCGCCCATCCACCCCAAATATCGCCGGCTGACCCAGGAATGGTTCATGCCGAAGAATCTGAAAACCATGGAAGCGGAAATCGAGGCCCTGGCCAGAACCACCGTCGACCGGCTGGTGAATGCGGGTACCGAGGCCGATTTTGTCCCGCTGGTCTCCGCGCCTTATCCGCTGCACGTGGTGATGCAGATTCTGGGCGTGCCGGAAGAAGACGAGCAGCGCATGCTCTTTCTCACCCAGCAGATGTTCGGCGGACAGGACGAGGACCTGTCGGGTACCGGCATGAAAGACATGACACCGGAACAGATCACCCAGGTGGTCGCGGGCGCGGTAGCCGAATTTGAACGCTATTTTGCGGCCCTGGCAGCCGACCGGCGGGCAAATCCGACCGATGATGTGGCGAGCGTCATCGCCAATGCCACGGTCGACGGCGAGCCGCTGAATGACCGCGATATGGCCGGCTATTATATCATTGTGGCCAGCGCCGGCCACGACACGACATCGGCTTCCACGGCGGGTGCGATGATGGCGCTGGCACAGGACCCGGAACAGTTCGCGCGGGTCAAGGCGGACCGGAGCCTGCTGCCCGGCATCGTCGAGGAAGCGATCCGCTGGACCAGCCCGGTGCAGCATTTCATGCGCACCGCGGCCGAAGATACCGAGGTTGGTGGCCAGAAGATCGCCAAGGACGACTGGCTGATGATCAACTATGTTGCGGCCAATCATGATCCGGCCCAATTTGATGATCCGCGCAAATTCGACGCGGCGCGCTCGCCCAACCGGCATCTCGCTTTCGGTGCGGGATCGCATCAGTGCCTCGGGCTGCATATGGCGCGGATGGAAATGAAGATATTGTTCAACGAGCTGCTCGACCGGATCGAGACGCTCGAGCTGGCGGGCGAACCGGTGCGCGCCAAATCGACCTTTGTCGGCGGGCTCAAGACCCTGCCGATCCGTTACAGTCTATCAAAATGA
- a CDS encoding aldehyde dehydrogenase family protein: MVTQYKNLINGEMVGTADMLDVVNPANEEVIGQVPACGEAELNQAVAAARAAFKSWSKTPIDERRKVVQAIAGVINENNDELFRLLTAEQGKPHAQAQGEIMGAAYMAGSQATLELEDEINEDSDERLSRTRRVPVGVVGGIVPWNFPVMMAVQKIAPALLSGCTIVLKPSPFTPLTTLRLAELIKDVAPAGVVNIITGEDSLGPLITSHPDIDKITFTGSTATGKKIMEGASKDLKRITLELGGNDASIVLPDANVEKVAEQLFWSSFTNAGQICVAAKRIYIHEDIYDELSAAIAAFAKNVKVGDGSQQGTAVGPIQNKKQYERVLELIQDAKDNDYKFLVGGDTPDDSIPGYYVPITILDNPPEDARIVAEEQFGPVMPLMKFSTTDEAIARANDSEYGLAGAVWTANPDEGVRVAEQLETGTVWVNEFLHLSPFAPFGGHKQSGFGAEYGKEGLLEFTYPQVITVKKDNVPA; the protein is encoded by the coding sequence ATGGTTACCCAATACAAGAATTTGATCAACGGCGAGATGGTCGGCACGGCGGACATGCTGGACGTCGTCAATCCGGCCAATGAAGAAGTGATCGGCCAGGTGCCCGCTTGCGGCGAAGCCGAGCTCAACCAGGCGGTGGCCGCCGCCCGTGCCGCGTTCAAGAGCTGGTCGAAAACCCCGATCGACGAACGCCGCAAGGTGGTCCAGGCGATTGCCGGGGTGATCAATGAAAATAATGACGAGCTGTTCCGCTTGCTGACCGCGGAGCAGGGCAAGCCCCACGCGCAGGCGCAGGGCGAGATCATGGGCGCTGCCTATATGGCCGGCTCGCAGGCCACGCTGGAGCTGGAAGACGAGATCAACGAAGACAGCGACGAGCGCCTGAGCCGTACCCGCCGCGTGCCCGTCGGCGTCGTCGGCGGTATCGTGCCGTGGAATTTCCCGGTGATGATGGCGGTGCAGAAAATTGCGCCCGCTTTGCTGTCCGGTTGCACGATCGTGCTCAAACCGTCCCCGTTCACGCCGCTGACCACCTTGCGTCTGGCCGAACTGATCAAGGATGTTGCACCGGCTGGCGTCGTCAATATCATCACCGGCGAGGACAGCCTCGGCCCGCTTATCACGTCGCATCCCGATATCGACAAGATCACCTTCACCGGCTCCACCGCTACGGGCAAGAAGATCATGGAAGGCGCGTCCAAGGATCTCAAGCGGATCACGCTCGAACTGGGCGGCAACGACGCCTCGATCGTCCTGCCCGACGCCAATGTCGAGAAGGTCGCGGAGCAATTGTTCTGGTCGAGCTTTACCAATGCCGGACAGATCTGCGTTGCTGCGAAGCGCATCTATATCCACGAGGATATTTATGACGAGCTGAGCGCCGCAATTGCGGCCTTTGCCAAAAATGTGAAAGTCGGCGACGGTTCGCAGCAGGGCACGGCGGTCGGTCCGATCCAGAACAAGAAGCAATATGAGCGGGTGCTGGAGCTGATCCAGGACGCCAAGGACAATGACTATAAATTCCTGGTCGGCGGCGATACGCCCGACGACAGCATCCCGGGCTATTATGTGCCGATCACGATCCTCGACAACCCGCCGGAAGACGCGCGGATTGTGGCCGAAGAGCAATTTGGTCCGGTCATGCCGCTGATGAAGTTCAGCACCACCGACGAAGCCATCGCCCGCGCCAATGACAGCGAATATGGTCTGGCCGGTGCGGTCTGGACGGCCAATCCCGACGAAGGCGTTCGCGTTGCCGAACAGCTGGAAACCGGCACGGTATGGGTCAATGAATTTCTGCACCTGTCCCCTTTCGCGCCCTTTGGCGGACATAAACAGTCCGGCTTCGGCGCCGAATATGGCAAGGAAGGCCTGCTCGAATTCACCTATCCGCAGGTGATCACGGTGAAGAAAGACAATGTGCCGGCCTAA
- a CDS encoding acetyl-CoA C-acetyltransferase — translation MAEAYIVDAVRTAGGRRGGRLAGVHPVDLGAATLNAIADRNDFDPSAIEDVITGCVMQGGEQSGDVGRNAVLASNLPDSIPSVSIDRQCGSSQQSIQFAAQGVMSGTQDMVLAHGIESMTRVPMGSTFKLFKDAGLGTNMSEGLQAAYPGIQFSQFMGAEMLVKKHGFTRDDLDQFALESHQKAIKAVESGAFDNEIVAVEIETAEGKEQHKVDEGIRFDATKESIGAVKLLQEGGAITAANASQICDGSSAVLVCSEQALKDHGLTPRARIVNLTVTAGDPVIMLEEPLFATDRALQRAGMNIGDIDLYEVNEAFAPVPLAWLKHVGADRDKINVNGGAIALGHPLGASGTKLMATLLNAMDARGSKYGLQTMCEGGGQANVTIIERLG, via the coding sequence ATGGCAGAAGCCTATATTGTTGACGCGGTTCGTACCGCTGGTGGCCGTCGCGGTGGCCGTTTGGCCGGTGTGCATCCGGTGGATCTGGGCGCTGCCACGCTGAACGCGATTGCCGACCGCAATGATTTTGACCCGAGCGCTATCGAAGACGTGATCACCGGCTGCGTCATGCAGGGCGGCGAGCAGAGCGGCGACGTCGGTCGCAACGCGGTTCTCGCGTCCAACCTGCCCGACAGCATTCCTTCGGTTTCGATCGACCGCCAGTGCGGTTCCTCGCAACAGTCGATCCAGTTCGCGGCGCAGGGCGTTATGTCCGGCACCCAGGACATGGTTCTGGCGCACGGCATCGAAAGCATGACCCGCGTGCCGATGGGCTCGACCTTCAAATTGTTCAAGGACGCCGGTCTGGGCACCAATATGTCGGAAGGGCTGCAGGCAGCTTATCCCGGCATCCAGTTCAGCCAGTTCATGGGCGCGGAAATGCTGGTCAAGAAGCACGGCTTCACCCGTGATGATCTCGACCAGTTCGCGCTGGAAAGCCACCAGAAGGCGATCAAGGCCGTCGAATCGGGTGCCTTTGACAATGAAATCGTCGCGGTCGAAATCGAAACCGCTGAAGGCAAGGAACAGCACAAGGTGGACGAAGGCATCCGCTTTGACGCAACCAAGGAAAGCATCGGCGCTGTTAAGCTGCTGCAGGAAGGCGGCGCGATTACCGCTGCCAACGCCAGCCAGATCTGCGACGGTTCGAGCGCGGTTCTGGTCTGTTCCGAACAGGCGCTGAAAGACCATGGCCTGACCCCGCGCGCGCGGATCGTCAATCTGACCGTGACCGCCGGCGACCCGGTGATCATGCTCGAAGAACCTCTGTTCGCGACCGACCGCGCTTTGCAGCGCGCTGGCATGAACATCGGTGACATCGACCTTTATGAAGTGAACGAAGCCTTCGCTCCTGTCCCGCTCGCATGGCTGAAACATGTCGGTGCGGACCGTGACAAGATCAACGTCAACGGCGGCGCGATTGCCCTGGGCCATCCGCTCGGCGCATCGGGTACCAAATTGATGGCGACCCTGCTCAACGCGATGGATGCCCGCGGCTCGAAATATGGTCTGCAGACGATGTGCGAAGGCGGCGGTCAGGCGAACGTCACGATCATCGAACGCCTCGGTTAA
- a CDS encoding SDR family NAD(P)-dependent oxidoreductase, with protein MELNSNISAVITGGASGLGAATARRLAAKGVKVALFDLNEEKGEALASELGGVFCKVNVTEDDSVDAGFEKARAANGQERILVNCAGIGNAIKTVSRSKEDGSIKHFPMDAFNFVIQVNLVGTFRCIAKSAAGMLTLDPLADGDRGAMVNTASVAAEDGQIGQAAYSASKGGVVGMTLPIARDLSREGIRLNTILPGIFDTPLLAGAPQNVRDALGAMVPHPPRLGQPDEYAALAMCMIETQYFNGEDVRLDGAIRMAPR; from the coding sequence ATGGAACTCAACAGCAATATCTCAGCCGTCATCACCGGTGGTGCATCGGGCCTTGGCGCCGCGACCGCCCGTCGTCTGGCTGCAAAGGGCGTGAAAGTCGCCCTGTTCGACCTCAACGAGGAAAAAGGCGAAGCGCTGGCCTCCGAACTGGGCGGCGTTTTCTGCAAGGTCAACGTTACCGAAGACGACAGCGTCGACGCGGGCTTCGAAAAAGCACGCGCGGCCAATGGCCAGGAACGTATCCTTGTGAACTGCGCCGGCATCGGCAACGCGATCAAGACCGTCAGCCGTTCCAAGGAAGACGGATCGATCAAGCATTTCCCGATGGATGCCTTCAACTTCGTCATCCAGGTCAATCTGGTCGGTACCTTCCGTTGCATCGCCAAATCGGCGGCTGGCATGCTGACCCTCGACCCGCTCGCCGACGGCGATCGCGGCGCGATGGTCAACACCGCCTCGGTAGCGGCTGAAGATGGCCAGATCGGTCAGGCAGCCTATTCCGCTTCCAAGGGCGGCGTTGTCGGCATGACCCTGCCGATCGCGCGTGACCTGTCCCGCGAAGGCATCCGTCTCAACACCATCCTGCCCGGTATTTTCGATACGCCATTGCTCGCCGGTGCACCGCAAAATGTACGCGACGCGCTGGGCGCCATGGTGCCGCATCCGCCGCGGCTCGGCCAGCCGGACGAATATGCCGCGCTTGCCATGTGCATGATCGAGACGCAATATTTCAACGGCGAAGATGTCCGCCTTGATGGCGCCATCCGGATGGCACCGCGCTAG
- a CDS encoding crotonase/enoyl-CoA hydratase family protein yields the protein MTDYTQILYDVADNIATITINRPEKMNAFTGTIIREMIDAFDHIDADDDVRAVVVTGAGNRAFCAGADLTPEDGKKPFASEEPVEDYSDPRVRDGGGLLILRIYQCLKPVIGAINGVAVGVGATMLLPMDMRLASETARFGFVFARRGIAPDGAASWFLPNLVGRAQALEWCLTGRVFDAEEALKGGLVRSLHKPEDLLPAAYALAREIVDNTAPVSIAVTRQMLWQLPAADHPMEAHKVDSRIIYNRAKSADAKEGIASFLEKRSPNYPDKVSSDLPDSFPWWEEPAYK from the coding sequence ATGACCGACTATACGCAGATCCTCTATGACGTCGCCGACAATATTGCGACGATCACGATCAACCGGCCGGAAAAGATGAACGCCTTCACCGGGACGATTATCAGGGAAATGATCGACGCCTTTGATCATATCGATGCCGATGACGATGTGCGGGCGGTGGTGGTTACCGGGGCAGGCAACCGCGCTTTTTGCGCCGGTGCCGACCTGACTCCGGAAGACGGCAAGAAGCCGTTCGCCAGCGAAGAGCCGGTGGAGGATTATTCCGATCCCCGCGTCCGCGATGGTGGCGGTCTGCTGATCCTGCGGATTTATCAATGTCTCAAGCCCGTGATCGGCGCGATCAACGGCGTCGCCGTAGGGGTCGGCGCAACGATGTTGCTGCCGATGGATATGCGGCTGGCCAGCGAGACGGCCCGCTTCGGCTTTGTCTTCGCCCGTCGCGGCATTGCCCCCGATGGTGCGGCCAGCTGGTTCCTGCCAAATCTCGTCGGCCGGGCGCAGGCGCTCGAATGGTGCCTGACCGGACGGGTATTCGATGCCGAGGAGGCGCTGAAGGGCGGTCTTGTCCGTTCGCTCCACAAGCCCGAAGACCTTCTCCCCGCCGCTTATGCCCTGGCCCGCGAGATTGTCGACAATACGGCGCCGGTGTCGATTGCCGTCACGCGGCAGATGCTGTGGCAATTGCCCGCCGCAGACCATCCGATGGAAGCGCACAAGGTCGACAGCCGGATCATCTATAATCGGGCGAAATCCGCCGATGCCAAAGAGGGTATTGCGAGCTTTCTGGAGAAGCGCAGTCCCAACTATCCGGATAAAGTGTCCAGCGACTTGCCAGACAGCTTTCCATGGTGGGAAGAACCTGCTTATAAGTGA
- a CDS encoding TetR family transcriptional regulator encodes MTVDKMVAKDGEAGARDKLIETASQIMRKGDTIDISFSELSVLSGLNSALVKYYFGNKDGLLEAILERDMDNILEQVGLLIQKDMPPEDKLRHHIGAVIDTYHEFPYLNRLTMRLIRDLPPEGARKIADKYLKPLSEAYNIFVGAGIKSGVFREMNPDLFYSAVTGAADRFFTGKLVWKYCYGRDDFDERMRDSYREQTVDLIMAGILKQ; translated from the coding sequence ATGACCGTCGATAAAATGGTGGCCAAGGATGGTGAAGCCGGGGCGCGAGACAAGCTGATCGAGACCGCCAGCCAGATCATGCGCAAGGGCGACACGATCGATATATCGTTCAGCGAGCTGTCGGTCCTGTCGGGTCTCAACAGCGCGCTCGTCAAATATTATTTCGGCAACAAGGATGGCCTGCTCGAAGCCATTCTCGAACGGGACATGGACAATATTCTCGAACAGGTCGGTCTGCTGATCCAGAAGGACATGCCGCCCGAGGACAAGCTGCGCCACCATATCGGTGCGGTGATCGATACCTATCACGAATTTCCCTATCTCAACCGTCTGACCATGCGGCTGATCCGGGACCTGCCGCCCGAAGGCGCGCGCAAGATTGCGGACAAATATCTGAAACCTTTGTCGGAAGCCTATAATATTTTTGTCGGCGCCGGCATCAAGTCGGGCGTGTTCCGCGAAATGAACCCGGATCTTTTCTATTCCGCGGTGACCGGCGCGGCCGACCGTTTCTTCACCGGCAAGCTGGTCTGGAAATATTGCTACGGCCGCGACGATTTCGACGAGCGGATGCGCGATTCCTATCGCGAGCAGACCGTCGATCTGATCATGGCGGGCATTCTCAAACAATAA
- a CDS encoding MBL fold metallo-hydrolase, translating to MSKAIGLFGLALSLAIASPALAHGSKAPDAPSHGPVMSADQIYSAFGWDFDKAEIKTQKVADGLYVLFGLGGNIAVSVGKDGTLIVDDQFPQLMPKIKAALKEIGSEDVDFVVNTHWHFDHADGNLALGKEGSWIVSQSNSRAMMLDDQVVNFGPFAGEQKAYPEHALSDITFDRTMQFHINGEKIDLLHVGPAHTNGDTAVLFRGTNAVHLGDVFNNSGYPFIDADNGGDLAGMIAFCQAVHDTIDDDTIVIPGHGPVTDRAKLARYIEVLTIIQSRVQALIDDGKSLTEIMAAKPTADFDEEFQANEMMLPSFLSRVYASLTRE from the coding sequence ATGAGCAAGGCTATAGGACTATTCGGACTGGCTTTATCACTGGCGATCGCTTCGCCGGCCCTCGCCCATGGCAGCAAGGCGCCAGACGCCCCGTCCCACGGCCCGGTGATGAGCGCGGATCAGATCTATTCGGCCTTCGGCTGGGATTTTGACAAGGCCGAGATTAAAACCCAGAAAGTGGCCGACGGCCTCTATGTCCTGTTCGGACTAGGCGGCAATATCGCGGTTTCGGTCGGCAAGGACGGCACATTGATCGTCGACGACCAGTTCCCGCAGCTGATGCCGAAGATCAAGGCGGCGCTGAAGGAAATCGGCAGCGAAGATGTCGATTTCGTGGTCAACACCCACTGGCATTTTGACCATGCCGACGGCAATCTGGCTCTCGGCAAGGAAGGCAGCTGGATCGTCAGCCAGTCCAACAGCCGGGCGATGATGCTGGACGACCAGGTCGTCAATTTCGGGCCTTTTGCCGGCGAGCAGAAAGCCTATCCCGAACATGCCCTGTCCGACATCACCTTTGACCGGACCATGCAGTTCCATATCAACGGCGAGAAGATCGACCTGCTGCACGTCGGCCCGGCGCACACCAACGGCGATACGGCGGTCCTCTTCCGCGGGACGAACGCCGTCCATCTCGGCGATGTTTTCAACAATAGCGGCTATCCCTTCATCGACGCCGACAATGGCGGCGACCTCGCGGGCATGATCGCTTTCTGTCAGGCCGTCCATGACACGATCGACGATGATACGATCGTCATCCCGGGGCACGGGCCGGTCACCGACCGCGCCAAGCTGGCCCGTTATATAGAAGTGCTGACCATCATCCAGAGCCGCGTGCAGGCGCTGATCGACGATGGCAAAAGCCTGACGGAAATCATGGCCGCCAAACCGACGGCGGACTTCGATGAGGAATTTCAGGCCAACGAGATGATGCTGCCAAGCTTTCTGAGCCGTGTCTACGCGAGCCTGACGCGGGAGTAG
- the yghU gene encoding glutathione-dependent disulfide-bond oxidoreductase, protein MTDNLPDYTPPKVWKWDKANGGRFANINRPIAGPTKDVELPVGKHPLQLYSMATPNGVKVTVMLEELLALGHKGAEYDAYFINISEGDQFGSGFVDINPNSKIPALMDHSTDTPTRLFESGSMLLYLAEKFGAFLPSDHNKRTEALNWLFWQMGSAPYLGGGFGHFYAYAPVKIEYCIDRFAMEVKRQLDVLDRHLADNEYMAGDEYSIADMAIWPWYGALVKNVVYEAAEFLDTASYKHMNRWTDMIGKRPAVQRGKMVNRAWGDLESQLRERHDASDFELRTQDKLEPEGEAAE, encoded by the coding sequence ATGACCGACAATCTGCCCGATTACACGCCCCCGAAAGTCTGGAAATGGGACAAGGCCAATGGCGGCCGCTTCGCCAATATCAACCGCCCGATCGCCGGCCCGACCAAGGACGTCGAGCTGCCGGTCGGCAAGCACCCGCTGCAGCTTTATTCGATGGCAACGCCCAATGGCGTGAAGGTCACGGTGATGCTCGAGGAACTGCTGGCGCTCGGCCACAAGGGCGCGGAATATGACGCCTATTTCATCAATATCAGCGAAGGCGACCAGTTCGGCAGCGGCTTTGTCGACATCAACCCGAACAGCAAGATCCCGGCATTGATGGACCACAGCACCGACACGCCGACGCGCCTGTTCGAATCCGGCTCGATGCTCCTCTATCTCGCCGAGAAATTCGGCGCATTCCTCCCCAGCGATCACAACAAGCGCACCGAAGCGCTGAACTGGCTGTTCTGGCAAATGGGCAGCGCGCCCTATCTCGGCGGCGGCTTTGGCCATTTCTATGCCTATGCGCCGGTGAAGATCGAATATTGCATCGACCGCTTCGCAATGGAGGTCAAACGCCAGCTCGACGTGCTCGACCGCCATCTCGCCGACAATGAATATATGGCTGGCGACGAATATAGCATCGCCGATATGGCAATCTGGCCCTGGTATGGCGCGCTGGTGAAGAATGTCGTCTATGAAGCCGCCGAATTTCTCGACACCGCCTCCTACAAGCATATGAATCGCTGGACCGACATGATCGGCAAGCGCCCCGCCGTGCAGCGCGGCAAAATGGTCAACCGCGCCTGGGGTGATCTCGAAAGCCAGCTACGCGAACGACACGATGCCAGCGATTTCGAATTGCGCACACAGGACAAGCTGGAACCTGAAGGCGAAGCCGCGGAGTAA
- a CDS encoding DUF1330 domain-containing protein, which translates to MMTEQPVHVVANFTVQDAAKYREYEKGFFPILKRHGGEFITYDDGSVTFEGAAPPEGRVVMFRFPNEEAATAWYNDPEYQALSEHRRAGTTLQFLTMVHSIPPRD; encoded by the coding sequence ATGATGACCGAACAACCCGTCCATGTCGTCGCCAATTTCACCGTGCAGGACGCGGCGAAATATCGCGAATATGAAAAGGGATTTTTCCCGATCCTCAAACGGCATGGCGGGGAGTTCATCACCTATGATGACGGCAGCGTCACCTTCGAAGGCGCGGCTCCGCCCGAAGGCCGGGTGGTGATGTTCCGCTTCCCCAACGAGGAAGCGGCGACCGCCTGGTATAATGACCCGGAGTATCAGGCCCTGTCCGAGCATCGCCGCGCCGGAACGACGCTGCAGTTTCTGACCATGGTGCACAGCATTCCGCCGCGCGACTAG